The following are encoded together in the Dermacoccus nishinomiyaensis genome:
- a CDS encoding pilus assembly protein translates to MRARRDVAAAAQGAGRLGRSPGGPDQRGAEGGVADTRGHGLDADEGSALVEAIVVIAVLLLPLLWVATSLVRVEAASFAVRSAAREAARTYVTAPSSGAGSVRANVAARLAFEDQRSPVGTATITCTASPCLTPGAQVSATARTSVGLPFVPRWLSGPAGLEIHLSSRHVEKVEQYGGQR, encoded by the coding sequence ATGAGGGCCCGTCGAGACGTGGCCGCCGCGGCCCAAGGTGCGGGCCGCCTGGGACGAAGCCCCGGTGGTCCTGACCAGCGTGGCGCAGAAGGCGGCGTAGCGGACACGAGAGGTCATGGCCTCGATGCGGACGAAGGGTCGGCGCTCGTCGAGGCGATCGTCGTCATCGCGGTGTTGTTGTTGCCGCTGCTGTGGGTCGCGACGTCTCTCGTCCGTGTCGAGGCGGCGTCGTTCGCGGTGCGCTCGGCGGCCCGTGAGGCGGCGCGCACATACGTGACGGCGCCCTCTTCGGGCGCGGGCAGCGTGCGCGCGAATGTCGCGGCGCGTCTCGCGTTCGAGGATCAGCGCAGCCCCGTCGGCACGGCGACGATCACCTGCACGGCGAGCCCGTGCCTGACGCCCGGCGCTCAGGTCAGTGCGACGGCGCGCACGAGCGTCGGCCTGCCGTTCGTGCCGCGATGGCTCAGCGGCCCCGCGGGGCTCGAGATCCACCTGAGCTCTCGGCACGTCGAGAAGGTCGAACAGTACGGAGGGCAACGGTGA
- a CDS encoding TadE/TadG family type IV pilus assembly protein, with protein MRFRVAWRDERGSAVAENAMTSVVIVAVFLLVCQFAYAAHVRSSLTMAAAEAARAGARVDGGVDAAQAKARDLLAEGGGRHARVSAGSTSEAGVAVMRVDITAQVPVLGPFGVGLDLHTSGRAVIEDRGP; from the coding sequence ATGCGCTTCCGGGTCGCGTGGCGGGACGAGCGCGGATCCGCGGTCGCCGAGAACGCGATGACGAGCGTCGTCATCGTCGCCGTCTTCCTGCTCGTATGCCAGTTCGCCTACGCCGCGCACGTGCGGTCGTCGCTGACGATGGCGGCGGCCGAAGCGGCCCGCGCGGGCGCTCGCGTCGATGGAGGCGTCGACGCCGCTCAGGCGAAGGCACGCGACCTGCTCGCCGAGGGTGGCGGCCGGCACGCACGCGTGAGCGCCGGGTCGACGAGCGAGGCGGGCGTCGCGGTCATGCGCGTCGACATCACCGCCCAGGTGCCCGTGCTCGGCCCGTTCGGCGTCGGACTCGACCTGCACACCAGCGGGCGAGCCGTCATCGAGGACCGCGGCCCATGA
- a CDS encoding type II secretion system F family protein, translating into MTTPAALSAAAIGLGLALVGIWVARPRVSVLEQRLEAMLAVDSPAAAPRRGLDAVAAALARLLGRVLGGADHVRSRMERAGLVPDVDTFRTSQALWAMTGFAGAACIVLVTGNSTRGPLSASALVLLAAGFGVVLRDQQLTRLAERREARMIVEFPAIADMLALAVAAGQGPLGALEHVTTLCRGPLAEELRTALEQARAGTPLSDALAGVARRTSVVSVARFVEGVIVALERGTPLADVLRAQAQDARESVRTELVEKAGRKEVVMMAPVVFLVLPVTVLFAVYPGLAALDLTL; encoded by the coding sequence ATGACGACACCAGCCGCGCTGTCGGCCGCCGCCATCGGGCTGGGGCTCGCACTGGTCGGCATCTGGGTGGCGCGCCCGCGCGTCAGCGTACTCGAGCAGCGTCTCGAGGCAATGCTCGCCGTAGACTCACCCGCCGCCGCGCCGCGTCGCGGTCTCGACGCCGTCGCGGCGGCCCTGGCGCGCCTGCTCGGGCGGGTCCTGGGCGGCGCCGATCACGTGCGCTCCCGGATGGAGCGCGCGGGCCTCGTCCCGGACGTCGACACGTTCCGCACGAGCCAGGCCCTGTGGGCGATGACGGGCTTCGCCGGCGCGGCGTGCATCGTCCTCGTCACGGGCAACTCGACGCGCGGACCGCTGTCTGCCTCGGCGCTCGTGCTGCTCGCCGCCGGGTTCGGTGTCGTACTGCGCGATCAGCAGCTCACCCGGCTCGCCGAGAGGCGCGAGGCCCGCATGATCGTCGAGTTCCCCGCGATCGCCGACATGCTCGCCCTCGCCGTCGCCGCCGGCCAGGGCCCGCTCGGCGCGCTCGAACACGTCACGACTCTGTGCCGCGGCCCCCTCGCCGAGGAACTGCGCACCGCCCTCGAGCAGGCGCGCGCCGGTACTCCGTTGTCCGACGCGCTGGCCGGCGTCGCGCGGCGTACGAGCGTCGTCAGCGTGGCGCGCTTCGTCGAGGGCGTCATCGTCGCACTCGAGCGTGGCACGCCACTCGCCGACGTCCTGCGCGCGCAGGCCCAGGACGCGCGCGAGAGCGTGCGCACCGAGCTCGTCGAGAAAGCCGGCCGCAAGGAGGTCGTCATGATGGCGCCCGTCGTCTTCCTCGTCCTGCCCGTCACGGTGCTGTTCGCCGTGTACCCCGGGCTCGCAGCTCTCGATCTGACGCTGTGA
- a CDS encoding type II secretion system F family protein, whose product MTRLLSAAAVGTALLLMWRAMTSPAPPRPLHGLRRSRRYAAVRELLDQSGLVTWRVRTLVAACLGAATVAFCLGFVITGVPALAVVLACVGGWAPAAFVRGRATSLRRRRREAWPDAVDHVASAVRAGLSIPEALRQLSLHGPEVLREDFAAFARHDAAHGRFDDSLDVLKARLADPAADRLIESLRLARNVGGSDVGRLLRTLSSFLREDASTRAELAAKQSWTVSAARLALAAPWLALCVVGFRGEGLAAYRTPQGVLVLVAGALVSWIAYVAMKAIGRLPHEERVMR is encoded by the coding sequence GTGACGCGCCTGCTCAGCGCCGCCGCCGTCGGCACCGCCCTACTGCTCATGTGGCGGGCGATGACGTCCCCGGCTCCGCCGCGCCCCCTTCACGGTCTGCGCCGCAGCCGCCGGTACGCCGCGGTGCGTGAACTGCTCGACCAGTCCGGGCTCGTCACCTGGCGCGTGCGCACTCTCGTCGCCGCGTGCCTGGGCGCGGCGACCGTGGCCTTCTGCCTCGGCTTCGTCATCACCGGCGTGCCAGCCCTCGCCGTCGTCCTCGCGTGCGTCGGTGGGTGGGCACCTGCAGCATTCGTCCGGGGCCGGGCGACGAGCCTGCGCCGCCGCCGGCGTGAGGCCTGGCCCGATGCCGTCGACCATGTCGCCTCCGCCGTCCGCGCCGGCCTGTCGATCCCCGAAGCGCTGCGCCAACTGTCGTTGCACGGCCCGGAGGTGCTGCGTGAGGACTTCGCCGCCTTCGCCCGCCACGACGCGGCGCACGGCCGGTTCGACGACTCGCTCGACGTCCTCAAGGCCCGCCTTGCCGACCCGGCCGCCGATCGGCTCATCGAGTCGCTGCGCCTCGCCCGCAACGTCGGCGGCAGCGACGTCGGTCGCCTGCTTCGCACCCTCAGCTCCTTCCTGCGTGAGGACGCCTCGACGCGCGCCGAACTCGCCGCCAAGCAGAGCTGGACGGTGAGCGCGGCACGGTTGGCGCTCGCCGCACCGTGGCTCGCGTTGTGCGTCGTCGGTTTCCGCGGTGAGGGGCTGGCGGCCTACCGCACACCGCAGGGGGTGCTCGTGCTCGTCGCCGGAGCGCTCGTGTCGTGGATCGCGTACGTCGCGATGAAGGCCATCGGGCGTCTGCCTCACGAGGAACGGGTCATGCGATGA
- a CDS encoding CpaF family protein, whose product MTITLIEDEVREQLRAKAIDPGADPEAVRGVIADVVAATEVARARAGLPASSRSTSEAKAVFDAVAGYGPLQEYLDDPSVEEIWLNEPARVFVARSGVSELTPTILTHDQIRVLVERMLRTSGRRLDLSSPFVDASLPDGSRLHVAIPDVTREYWAINIRKFVATSHSMDELVNRGSLSPGLAAILAACVKAGLNVLVSGQTQAGKTTMLNCLASAIPQTERVITCEEVFEVQLAARDWVALQCRQPNLEGSGEVTLRMLVKEALRMRPSRLVVGEVRQAESLDLLLALNSGLPGLATLHANSAREALTKLCTLPLLAGPNISPSFVVPTVASAIDVVVHLGLDRHGRRSVREVVRVTGRVEGDTVETIPLFTEGQVGFPRLLPALDGEVRFARAGIDVAALAAEVNAA is encoded by the coding sequence ATGACGATCACGCTCATCGAGGACGAGGTGCGGGAGCAGTTGCGCGCCAAGGCCATCGACCCAGGAGCCGACCCCGAGGCGGTGCGTGGCGTCATCGCCGACGTCGTCGCCGCGACGGAGGTCGCCCGCGCCCGGGCGGGTCTGCCGGCGTCGTCGCGTTCGACGAGCGAGGCGAAGGCCGTGTTCGACGCCGTCGCGGGCTACGGGCCGCTGCAGGAGTACCTCGACGACCCCAGCGTCGAGGAAATTTGGTTGAACGAACCCGCGCGGGTCTTCGTCGCGCGCTCCGGGGTCTCCGAACTGACGCCGACGATCCTGACGCATGACCAGATCCGCGTTCTCGTCGAACGAATGCTGCGCACGTCGGGGCGGCGTCTCGACCTCAGCTCGCCCTTCGTCGATGCCTCGCTCCCGGACGGCTCGCGCCTTCACGTCGCGATTCCGGACGTGACCCGCGAGTACTGGGCGATCAACATTCGAAAATTCGTCGCGACGAGTCATTCGATGGACGAGCTCGTCAACCGCGGGTCACTGTCGCCGGGGTTGGCGGCCATCCTCGCGGCGTGCGTCAAGGCAGGGCTCAACGTCCTCGTCTCCGGTCAGACGCAGGCCGGAAAAACGACGATGTTGAACTGCCTCGCGAGTGCCATTCCGCAGACCGAGCGCGTCATCACGTGCGAGGAGGTCTTCGAGGTGCAGCTCGCGGCGCGTGACTGGGTCGCGCTCCAGTGCCGTCAGCCCAACCTCGAGGGTTCGGGCGAGGTGACGCTGCGCATGCTCGTCAAAGAGGCGCTGCGCATGCGGCCGTCGCGACTCGTCGTGGGGGAGGTTCGTCAGGCCGAGTCGCTCGACCTGTTGCTCGCACTCAACTCGGGTCTGCCGGGTCTCGCGACGCTGCACGCCAACTCGGCCCGCGAGGCGCTCACGAAACTCTGCACGTTACCGCTGCTCGCGGGCCCCAACATCTCGCCCTCGTTCGTCGTCCCGACGGTCGCGTCGGCGATCGACGTCGTCGTCCACCTCGGCCTCGATCGGCACGGGCGACGCTCCGTGCGCGAGGTCGTGCGCGTCACCGGACGAGTCGAGGGCGACACCGTCGAGACGATCCCGCTGTTCACCGAGGGCCAGGTCGGTTTCCCGCGCCTGTTGCCCGCGCTCGACGGAGAGGTTCGCTTCGCTCGCGCCGGCATCGACGTCGCCGCTCTCGCCGCCGAGGTGAACGCCGCGTGA
- a CDS encoding FtsK/SpoIIIE domain-containing protein — protein sequence MSTSIRLAVVTADGSPSDPIVVDAPDGTPFAAIRPALDLPYAPTHAGRAIRDDDVLGRAPLVDGALLEPPRRPDEEEHAAILTLVSASGPHQGCALPLAAGHVTLGRHHHLLGDDSLASRRHALVSVARGQVTITDLGSSNGVTSRGARLQPHVGHPWRVGESVRLGASVLRLDLANAEPAPPDLAGSDLSGIKPAETDPMSAAPANAGSALRAGTSNCLPEPRTFEWPAAPTPPRRVPLRWIAVLAPVPVALVLAIVMHAAYMLCFMLVGPLVMVATHLDDRRRGRRGGRSAARDHAREVQDVGRRVADALDAEVVTLLRLAPSPDQLLAVAAGSRDGLGLRRGPSARLLRLGYGDAPSAHRLARNGSARPLGLNEAPVTLVVAPGGLVHLDADAATTPQVLELVVAQLAVLHDPTDAPPVVVTRQAASRRWAWALDSARVHVHTSVPETLLARLDDGVRRPGSDDLPLVVLEAGSADATRLARRLVIAGAAVVWVGAAQPPSIETGVTTLAATVRVTCAAGHRAARLPGGHTFTLDSPGETWFPAVMRLHRRWAAGATGGNSAPLRASTSAALLPSDVAGAWRTPSTNVPIGHDHDGIMTLDLARTGPHALVAGTTGSGKSEFLLTYLRGLFTLNSPEHVNALLIDYKGGATFGPLARAPHVVGVVTDLDHGLATRALTALRAEIGRREHLLGRHGLTSYRDYLAAAPAHLALPRFFVVVDEFRVLADELPDFVAGLVRLAAVGRSLGMHVILATQRPGGAVSADMRANLDVRVALRVRERSDSIDVIDSPLASRISARTPGRGYLATAGEAPVEFQSAYSGAPRELGTTAAVHVHPTVVTASGLDELRDGCDACRPGRTSARSDLGMFVDEALAAAHQLPPIHRPVLPPLPENVDELLAETKIVVGLDALTGERPTPAPHSNTAVCDRSESLFGASSSSDGHDRAKAADAFATDDGLAHVVGIADLPGAQSQPAVTVPAGVHVGLAGAPRSGRTNAAAALARAAVCGTAAGATTRTASTWWVGPTDPIAADVHVASDDADAVIRLLTHLAEAHPAGPSSVVVIDGWEDLHATLLRINHGLAAEDLLKRISEGHRHGHTFIVTGGRQVLASKLSALLDVRLVLRQNDATEYSLAGLRPAQIPASMPPGRALVLPHGHQVHLRHEPQPNGRATM from the coding sequence GTGAGCACCAGCATCCGCCTGGCCGTCGTCACCGCTGACGGCTCCCCCAGCGACCCGATCGTCGTCGATGCCCCCGACGGCACACCCTTCGCCGCGATCCGCCCCGCACTCGACCTTCCCTACGCGCCGACGCACGCCGGTCGAGCGATCCGTGACGACGACGTCCTCGGCCGAGCACCGCTCGTCGACGGCGCGCTGCTCGAACCACCCCGCCGCCCGGACGAGGAAGAGCACGCGGCCATCCTGACGCTCGTCAGCGCGAGCGGCCCGCATCAGGGCTGTGCGCTCCCCCTCGCCGCCGGCCACGTCACCCTCGGACGCCACCATCACCTGCTCGGCGACGATTCCCTCGCTTCACGTCGACACGCCCTCGTCAGCGTCGCGCGCGGGCAGGTGACGATCACCGACCTCGGCAGCAGCAACGGCGTGACGAGCCGCGGGGCGCGCCTCCAACCGCACGTGGGCCACCCCTGGCGTGTGGGCGAATCAGTGCGTCTCGGCGCCAGCGTGCTGCGTCTCGACCTGGCGAATGCTGAGCCAGCACCTCCTGACCTTGCGGGGTCCGATCTCTCCGGCATCAAACCTGCGGAAACCGACCCCATGAGTGCCGCCCCTGCAAACGCCGGCTCAGCCCTGCGCGCCGGGACGTCGAACTGTCTGCCCGAACCGCGGACGTTCGAGTGGCCCGCGGCCCCGACACCCCCACGTCGGGTGCCGCTGCGCTGGATCGCGGTGCTCGCCCCGGTGCCCGTCGCACTGGTTCTCGCGATCGTCATGCACGCGGCCTACATGTTGTGCTTCATGCTCGTGGGCCCGCTGGTCATGGTGGCCACGCACCTCGACGACCGCCGTCGCGGACGTCGAGGTGGGCGCAGCGCAGCCCGCGACCATGCGCGCGAAGTGCAGGACGTCGGCCGGCGCGTCGCTGATGCGCTCGACGCGGAAGTCGTCACTCTCCTGCGCCTGGCGCCGAGCCCCGACCAATTGCTCGCCGTCGCCGCCGGCTCCCGCGACGGGCTCGGCCTGCGACGCGGGCCGAGCGCACGTCTGCTGCGTCTCGGGTACGGTGACGCGCCATCCGCACACCGCCTCGCCCGCAACGGCTCGGCACGCCCGCTCGGGCTCAACGAGGCACCCGTCACCCTCGTCGTGGCGCCGGGCGGCCTCGTCCATCTCGACGCCGATGCGGCTACGACACCGCAAGTCCTCGAACTCGTCGTCGCGCAACTCGCCGTCCTGCACGATCCGACTGACGCCCCGCCCGTCGTCGTCACCCGGCAAGCGGCGTCGCGACGCTGGGCCTGGGCGCTCGATTCGGCGCGTGTTCACGTCCACACGAGCGTGCCGGAGACCCTCCTCGCACGACTCGACGACGGGGTGCGTCGCCCCGGCAGTGACGACCTCCCCCTCGTCGTGCTCGAAGCCGGCAGCGCCGACGCTACGCGCCTCGCGCGACGCCTCGTCATCGCCGGCGCGGCCGTCGTCTGGGTGGGGGCTGCGCAGCCACCCAGCATCGAGACGGGCGTGACGACATTGGCCGCGACGGTCCGCGTCACGTGCGCCGCGGGACACCGCGCCGCCCGCCTGCCGGGCGGGCACACGTTCACCCTCGACAGCCCGGGTGAGACGTGGTTTCCCGCTGTCATGCGGCTGCACCGCCGCTGGGCTGCGGGCGCCACCGGTGGCAATAGCGCGCCGCTGCGCGCCTCGACGAGCGCTGCCCTGCTGCCGTCCGACGTGGCCGGCGCGTGGCGCACCCCGAGCACGAACGTGCCGATCGGCCACGATCACGACGGCATCATGACGCTCGACCTCGCCCGCACCGGGCCACACGCCCTCGTCGCGGGCACGACGGGATCGGGCAAGTCCGAGTTTCTGCTCACGTACCTGCGCGGGCTGTTCACGCTCAACTCCCCCGAGCACGTGAACGCGCTGCTCATCGACTACAAGGGAGGTGCGACGTTCGGCCCGCTCGCGCGGGCCCCGCACGTCGTCGGCGTCGTCACCGACCTCGACCATGGTCTCGCGACCCGTGCTCTGACGGCGTTGCGCGCCGAGATCGGGCGCCGCGAGCATCTGCTCGGGCGTCACGGGCTGACCTCCTACCGTGACTATCTCGCCGCCGCGCCTGCCCACCTAGCGTTGCCGCGGTTCTTCGTCGTCGTCGACGAATTCCGCGTGCTGGCAGACGAACTGCCCGATTTCGTCGCCGGTTTGGTGCGTCTGGCGGCCGTGGGACGGTCGCTCGGCATGCACGTCATCCTCGCGACGCAACGCCCCGGCGGCGCCGTCAGCGCCGACATGCGCGCCAACCTCGACGTCCGCGTCGCGCTGCGGGTGCGTGAACGCTCCGACAGCATCGACGTCATCGACTCGCCCCTGGCCTCCCGCATCTCCGCGCGCACCCCCGGGCGCGGGTACCTCGCGACGGCCGGTGAGGCTCCCGTCGAGTTCCAGAGCGCCTACAGCGGTGCGCCGCGCGAGCTCGGCACCACCGCGGCAGTGCACGTCCACCCCACGGTCGTGACTGCCTCGGGGCTGGACGAACTGCGCGACGGATGTGATGCCTGCCGCCCCGGACGGACGAGCGCCCGCAGCGACCTCGGGATGTTCGTCGACGAGGCCCTCGCCGCCGCACACCAGCTCCCACCGATCCACCGACCCGTGCTGCCGCCGCTGCCCGAGAATGTCGACGAACTTCTCGCCGAGACGAAGATCGTCGTCGGTCTCGACGCACTGACGGGTGAGCGACCGACGCCGGCGCCTCACTCGAACACGGCGGTGTGCGACAGGAGCGAATCCCTTTTCGGCGCATCGTCTTCGAGCGACGGGCATGATCGCGCGAAAGCAGCCGACGCGTTTGCGACGGACGACGGCCTGGCGCACGTCGTCGGCATCGCCGACCTGCCCGGTGCGCAGAGCCAACCCGCCGTCACCGTGCCGGCCGGGGTGCACGTCGGCCTCGCGGGAGCCCCTCGCAGCGGACGGACGAACGCCGCCGCGGCGCTCGCCCGGGCGGCGGTGTGCGGCACGGCCGCGGGCGCGACGACTCGCACAGCATCGACGTGGTGGGTCGGCCCCACCGACCCGATCGCGGCCGACGTCCACGTCGCATCCGACGACGCGGACGCCGTCATCCGCCTGCTCACGCACCTCGCCGAGGCGCACCCCGCGGGGCCGTCGAGCGTCGTCGTCATCGATGGATGGGAGGACCTGCACGCGACGCTGCTGCGTATCAACCACGGCCTGGCCGCCGAAGACCTGCTGAAACGCATCAGCGAAGGCCACCGTCACGGACACACGTTCATCGTCACGGGTGGTCGGCAGGTGCTCGCCTCGAAGCTCAGCGCGCTGCTCGACGTCAGGCTGGTGCTGCGCCAGAACGACGCGACGGAGTACTCACTCGCAGGACTGCGTCCCGCTCAGATCCCGGCGTCGATGCCGCCCGGGCGCGCGCTCGTCCTGCCCCACGGCCACCAGGTTCACCTGCGGCACGAACCTCAGCCGAACGGGCGGGCCACGATGTGA
- a CDS encoding WhiB family transcriptional regulator: MDWRNRAACLDEDPELFFPIGNTGPALQQIEDAKAVCRRCEVIDTCLKWALESGQDAGVWGGLSEDERRALKRRNARARRAS, translated from the coding sequence ATGGATTGGCGCAATCGCGCTGCGTGCCTGGACGAGGACCCGGAGCTTTTCTTCCCGATCGGCAACACCGGCCCTGCCCTGCAGCAGATCGAAGACGCCAAGGCTGTGTGCCGACGCTGCGAAGTGATCGACACCTGCCTGAAGTGGGCTCTCGAATCCGGTCAGGATGCAGGCGTCTGGGGCGGCCTCTCGGAAGACGAGCGTCGCGCTCTCAAGCGCCGCAACGCCCGCGCCCGCCGCGCCAGCTGA
- a CDS encoding sensor histidine kinase, protein MNATMQDVLGSASSLDEADHEWLHLLVGDWQLLADLAFGDLMMWVRGDAGWQVAAHVRPTTGVSLFADDLVGARPQELDSSQTQDDADRGGVAEVAARAGTSVERGLREGEARADASDVSDGVEDAARSNDLQVGLDRARLQGAETRVDIVVEGEPVSRRLVPVRRGGRVIAVLGCHMRLGNVRRRGRLETRYVALAEALFRMIAEGTFPDGGGVMGGRGGAPRVGDGVVELDASGRVTYASPNAVSALRRLGVESNIPGLLLATALDERGVKASDGPEEATVVLAGRAPWQAEFRRGSAAVMVRAVPLVAGGRRLGAALLLRDITELRRRDRELLTKDATIREIHHRVKNNLQTVAAVLRLQARRLPDEEARQALADAGRRVGVIAAVHESLSEGFGGTVDFDDVAARGLASSIDVARRSDASVASHLDGSFGVLSSEDATSLAMVLGELVQNAVEHGLGDAGGNVTVRARRDGDRLDVHVIDDGRGYERGGAPGGERGGTGPDAPTGASARVRSGLGTQIVTTFVEDLHGEIAWHRLEGGGTDAHFSARLRPVPASN, encoded by the coding sequence GTGAACGCGACGATGCAGGACGTCCTCGGGTCGGCCTCGTCACTCGACGAGGCCGACCACGAGTGGCTGCACCTGCTCGTCGGCGACTGGCAGCTGCTCGCCGACCTCGCCTTCGGCGACCTCATGATGTGGGTGCGCGGCGACGCCGGGTGGCAGGTCGCGGCGCACGTACGCCCGACGACGGGCGTCAGCCTGTTCGCCGACGACCTCGTCGGCGCCAGGCCGCAGGAACTCGACTCGTCGCAGACACAGGACGATGCCGATCGTGGTGGCGTCGCTGAGGTTGCTGCTCGCGCAGGCACCTCTGTCGAGCGGGGGCTGCGTGAGGGTGAAGCCCGCGCGGACGCCTCCGACGTGAGTGACGGCGTTGAGGACGCCGCCCGTTCGAACGATCTGCAGGTGGGCCTCGATCGCGCTCGCCTCCAGGGTGCGGAGACGCGCGTGGACATCGTGGTCGAAGGCGAGCCGGTCTCACGGCGCCTCGTGCCCGTGCGGCGCGGCGGACGCGTCATCGCGGTTCTCGGGTGCCACATGCGCCTGGGCAACGTGCGTCGCCGCGGCCGCCTGGAGACGCGCTACGTGGCGCTCGCGGAGGCGCTGTTCCGCATGATCGCCGAGGGCACCTTTCCCGACGGCGGCGGCGTCATGGGCGGTCGGGGAGGTGCGCCGCGCGTCGGCGACGGTGTCGTCGAGCTCGACGCGAGCGGTCGCGTCACCTACGCGAGCCCCAACGCGGTCTCGGCGCTCCGCAGGCTCGGGGTGGAGAGCAACATCCCCGGCCTGCTTCTCGCCACCGCGCTCGACGAACGCGGCGTCAAGGCGAGCGACGGGCCGGAGGAGGCCACCGTCGTGCTCGCGGGCCGCGCCCCCTGGCAGGCGGAGTTCCGGCGCGGCTCGGCCGCCGTCATGGTGCGTGCCGTGCCGCTCGTGGCCGGCGGACGCCGCCTCGGCGCGGCGCTGCTGCTGCGCGACATCACCGAGCTGCGCCGTCGCGACCGCGAACTGCTGACGAAGGACGCGACGATCCGCGAGATCCATCACCGCGTCAAGAACAACCTGCAGACGGTGGCCGCGGTGCTGCGCCTGCAGGCGCGCCGGCTGCCCGACGAGGAGGCCCGTCAGGCCCTCGCCGACGCGGGGCGCCGTGTCGGCGTCATCGCCGCGGTTCACGAGTCGCTCAGCGAGGGCTTCGGTGGCACGGTCGACTTCGACGACGTCGCTGCCCGCGGCCTCGCCTCGAGCATCGACGTGGCCCGCCGCTCGGACGCCTCGGTGGCCTCCCACCTCGACGGCTCCTTCGGTGTGCTCTCGAGCGAGGACGCGACGTCCCTCGCGATGGTCCTCGGCGAGCTCGTGCAGAACGCCGTCGAGCACGGCCTCGGGGACGCCGGCGGCAACGTCACCGTGCGGGCACGTCGCGACGGCGACCGGCTCGACGTCCACGTGATCGACGACGGCCGCGGCTACGAGCGCGGAGGTGCGCCCGGCGGCGAGCGTGGCGGTACCGGCCCGGACGCGCCGACAGGTGCGTCAGCACGCGTGCGCAGCGGGCTCGGGACGCAGATCGTCACGACGTTCGTCGAGGATCTGCACGGCGAGATCGCCTGGCATCGCCTCGAGGGCGGCGGCACCGACGCGCACTTCAGCGCCCGTCTGCGTCCAGTCCCTGCGTCGAACTGA